The Archocentrus centrarchus isolate MPI-CPG fArcCen1 chromosome 13, fArcCen1, whole genome shotgun sequence genomic interval GCCTCTTCCCTGGGTTACTGTGGAGAGTGTCCCCCTATTCATTGGAGGAGCTCCAGGGGAGAGATGAGGAGGGTTGTGGCAGGGCCAGAGGGCGTTTCTCCTGGGTCAGTGAGTGGAGAGTGTCTGAGAGCTCCAGGGGATGCTGTAGATATTGTGGCGGGGTCAGAGGGCCTCTTCCTCGGGCAGAGTGTGTGGAGAGGccccccctcttctgtggaggagctccaggggATGCTGTGGAGATTGTGGCAGGGTGAGAGTGCCTCTTCCCCAGGCACAGTGTGTGGAGTGCCCCGGAGCGGTGCGTGGATGGAGATAGCAGCCACAGATGGCTGAGGTTGAGGCCCTGTCATCGGCCACATCCTGTCGGAAGGTGTTGGTGTGTCCTGGAGGCTGCTTTACAGGGCGTGGTGGGTGTCTGCCCATCTCCAGGGAGCGCTGAGGCACCCCTGGATGACGGTTGGGTGTCCCGGTGTGCAGATGGAGGTGGCAGCCACGGACCAGTGCAGTGGCCGAAGCCCTGTCCTCAACCACGGCCTGTTGGATGAATCTTTCCCACCCCCAGATCAGGAGTACCAGGGGTACTAATAgtaccttccttttcttttaacagGGGCGGGGGGCAGTCAAATAAAACCCAGGCTGGAGTGATCCTTTCTGGGCATGATTTTGTAGTCTATCCCCCCACTAATAAAATGAGTCTATGCTACCCACAATGAATGCACAATATGGAAGTTTTGATCATTTATtaacacaatttttttaaacagaaatggcattcaatatttggtgtgaccaccctTTGCTTTAATGGTTGAATGTAGTCGTCTTTGTATCCCCTCCACGAGTCTGGTGATCAGGTCGCTTGGTATTGTCCCCCAGGCATTTTGGAGTGTGGCCCACAATGCTTCTCGCAATGTCAGCCTTCTCTTCTCCTTCTCGCATTTCATGTGGTCCCAGATTGATTCAATGACATTCAGGTCCGGGCTCTGTGGGGGCCATGGCATCAGCTTCAGGGTGCCagcctcctctttcctctggagAAACCTTTGGACCATGGTTGCCGTGTGCTTTGGGTgattgtcctgctgcaggatGAATCCTTCTCCAATCAGGCGCCTGCTGGATGGAATTACATTGTGAATCAGGATCTGGCAGTACTTCTCGGCATTCAAAATCCAGTCAATCCTCACAAGGTCCCTGGGGCCATGTGCCGCGATGCACCCCCAAACCTGAATCGAGCCACCCCATGCTTAACAGTTGGGTGCAGGCACTGGTCACAGTAACGCTCCCAGACCCTCCTGCACACAAATTGTCATGTCCGCACGCCGaagatctcaaatttggactcatccaAATTTGGactgttccctttatttttttgagctgtgtgtgtgtgtgtgcgcgtgtgtgtgtgtaaaaaataaaatgttatatttaaaGGGAAGGTATGTGTGAGTAACACTATGGCAGGAGTTGAGTGGCAGGTGGGCTGATTaggttcgggggggggggggggggggggggggtcttgggGGAGTTTGGGCCGGTGCCTTCTGGTCTTTAGGTCTGTTCACTGTCCCTAAGCTCATGTGGTGCTCTGGGTTCCTTTTCTGAGAACCTGTGCTGCCTGGGTGAGACTGGGTTGTGCTCTTGGCCTCTGTTGGTTTTGGCGAGGGCCTCAGGAACTGATGTAGACCTTCTTGCAGGTTTCTGCCTTGGCACAGGGGTTTCCACTGCTTCTTGGCCTTTGATGCAGGTTGCAGACACTTGGGTTCTTGTCgccatcctgtgttgtgatgtttggactcaCCACACTGCTTGGTATGGTTTCTGCTACTCTTTGTCCTTGTTTActtttttgtaaaaggaaaaaaaaaaaaatcttgtgtgATGAGTTGGGCTCACCACGTTGGATTTGGGAGGGATCACGTGCATGTCCTCACAGGTGCATGAATAcgagcacacacgcacacacacacacacacacacccaccctaACCCTCAGCCTGTAGCAGATAGCACAAAAGACTCTAAATAAATACCGAACATAGAtacatctgtgagatggttatgaatattgtaatggaaaatttgtttttcaactcaaataacctctgtgtacttcttTGGTATGGTTGCAATTTTCTAGTACAAAGTGTGCAAAGTAGGAAACGAATTTCTTTCTAGGTTGTGTCCAAGGCCATGACGCACTTATTATCAGGCTGAAGTTACATGGTGGTGGGAAACTGAACTCCCCACAGATAACAGAACAAGACTGTACTCAACACAATGACTATAAAGGAACTGTGGTTATTTTGCTCTTTGGTCAATGCTGATGCAAAGACTGTTCCTGTTGTATTGATCCCTTTTGCAAAGGTTATAGtcttactttcaataaatcatcataaaatcagtttggtttcagggctcaacttatttttccacaacaaatattcaattcaatttcatttatatagcaccaaatcacaaacagttgcctcaaggcactttgtattgtaggtaaagaccctacaataatacagagaaaacccaacagtcaaaacgaccccctatgagcagcatttggcaacagtgggaaggaaaaactcccttttaacaggaagaaacctccagcagaaccaggctcacggaggggcagtcatctgccacaactggttggggctgaggggagagacaggacaaaagacatgctgtggaagagagacggagataaataataattaatcattaaatacagagtgaagtgtaaacacagtaaataagatgaatgaaaagaaagtgcattatgggaaccccccccagcagctgaggcctatagcagcataactaagggaggtttcagggtcacctaatccagccctaactatatacgcttgatcaaaaaggaaagttttaagatgatctcttaaaaatagagagggtgtctgtctcccaaattcaacctgggagctggttccacagaagaggggcctgaaagctgaaggctctgcctcccattctactcttaagtatcctaggaaccacaagtagaatagaatagaatgcctttattgtcattatacaggatgtacaaagtaagccagcagtctgagagcgaagtgctttgttggggtgatatgggactaggaggtctttaagataagatggggcctgattattcaagaccttgtaggtgaggagaaggattttaaatgctattctagatttaacagggagccaatgaagagaagccaatatgggagaaatctgctctctttttctagtccccgtcagtactctagctgcagcattttggatcagctgaaggcttttcagggagcttttaggacagcctgataataatgaattacaataatcgagcctagaagtaataaatgcatgaatgagcttttcagcatcactctgagaaaggatgtttctaattttagaaatattgcgcaaatgcaaaaaagcggtcctacatatttgtttaatatgtgcattgaaggacatatcctggtcaaaaatgaccaagatttctcacagtgttactggaggccaaagtaatgccatccagagtaagtatctgcttTGAcaacatgtttctaagatttgtggggccgagtacaagaatttcagttttatctgaatttagaagcaggaaattagaggtcatccaggccttaatatctttaagacattcctgcagtttaactaattgatgtgtgtcatctggcttcattgataggtatagctgagtatcatctgcataacaatgaaaattgatgtagtgctttctaataatactgcctaagggaagcatgtataatgtaaataaaattggtcctagcacagaaccctgtggaactccataattaaccttagtgtgtgaagaagactccccatttacatgaacaaattggagtctatgagataaatatgattcaaaccactgcagtgcagtacctttaatacctatagcaagctctaatctctgtaataaaatgttatggtcaacagtatcaaaagctgcactgaggtccaacaggacaagaacagagatgagtccactgtcagaggctgtaagaagatcatttgtaaccttcagtaatgctgtttctgtactgtgatgaattctgaaacctgactgaaactcttcaaataaaccgttcctctgcagatgatcagttagctgttttacaactactctttcaagactctttgagagaaaaggaaggttggagattggcctataattagctaagacagctgggtcagtgatggctttttaagtagaggtttaattacagccaccttgaaggtctgtggtacatagccaactaataaagactgattgatcatttttaagattgaagcatcaataattggaaagacttctgtgaacagtctagtaggaatgggatctaataaacatgttgctggtttggaggaagtaactattgaagttaactctgaaagatcaactggagcaaaagagtctaaacaaataccagcagtgctgaaagcagccggacatgaagaataatctttgagatggttatgaataattttttctcgaatgtctaaaattttatttgtaaagaaatccatgaagtcactactagttaacgtgaaaggaatactcggctctacagagcgctgactctttgtcagcctggctacagtgctgaaaagaaacctggggttgttcttattttcttcaattaatgatgagtagtaagatgtcctagctttatggagggcttttttatagagcaacaaactctttttccaggctaaatgagcatcttctaaatttagtgagacgccattccctctccagctttcgggttatctgctttaagctgtgcgtttgtgaattataccacagagtcaggcacttctgatttgaagctttccttttcagaggagccacagtatccaaagttatacgcagtgatgatgtaaaactattgacgagataatcgacctcactgggagcagagtttaggtagctgctctgcactgtgttggcacatggcactgaagagcataacaatgaaggaattagatccttaaacttagttacagcactttcagaaagacttctactgtaataaaacttattccccactgctgtgtaatccattaaagtaaatgtaaatgttactaagaaatgatcagacaggagggggctttcagggaatactgttaagtcttcagtttctatgccatatgtcaggacaagatccagagtatgattaaagtggtgggtgggctcctttacattttgagagaagccaattgaatctaacaatagattaaatgcagtgttgaggctgtcattctcagcatctacatggatgttgaaatcacccactataattattttatctgaactgagcactaaatcagataaaaagtctgagaaatcagacagaaactgagtaaggaccaggtggacgatagataataacaaataaaacatgtttttgattttcccaattaggatggacaagactaagagtcaggctttcaaaagaatgaaaactttgtctgggtctttgattaattaataaattaatttatgttcctagcactgaaatcccagttagacagTTCGTTATTTTTGtatgtaacatgaagcttttacagtcgttcactcgtcaacaggctgtaaggacggagacagcgatgatttcacagatttataatgagcgcagctgcagctgtcagactgtcagtcagttcctctaaaacatttactgtagttactgtagcatcactgttacgtcacactgatctggatgaagctttagatgcagaacacactttggatggaaaaatgtctggatcaaaagatgatgtgaatatttaagtgaagatgaggcttgaaaactgaactaaatgtatttaaagtgacttaaatgatgTCAAAACTTTAGAAGTTatggtgtctgaaattcagagtgtgaatctcgacatattttccactgaggaTCACCTAAATCGGAGATCATcggctctataacggatcagCAAACCGTGTCTGAGTCCACcttcacagcaggaggatccaaatggatcaggatcacggattcagaccagataaggcccagatccagttcaggctccagtcattttccagctcatccagtccggATCCATTAATAATGGAATCATTTTCCcaacacgatctgcattctttactaaaaatcttgttactcatttttatccagtaatagCAGAAATATTGAAATTTTCCCCTTAACGCCTGTTGTTGCAAATATGCGACTAACCGTTTGATTCAATCAACCAGCCAAGATAGCGCCTGTATTCCCCCAATGCCCTTTAGTGCATATTCGCTACGGACCTAGGAACCTTTGACAAGCACTTGTTTCTACTGGGATCGCAAAGTGGCGGACTTATTTCCTGTTTACGCACGAGGATTACTCTGTTACTCCTAGCTATCGGTAGGAGGCTGGAAAATTTGATCCTGGGGTGTATATAAGGTAAGTTGTGCTAAGATAAAAATACTCACCTGCTTATTGTGGTCTTATACACTCGACATAATGATGTGAAATATTTGTGACAAGTGTTTTTGAAGTTATGCGACAGTAGGCCATAAGGCTAACCGCTAACTAGCACTATATAGAGAAACGCTTTTCAGGTTAGACCTGGTTTAGTGTTTAGACCCAGTATAGACCAGGTTTAGACCAGGTCCACAACTGGTCCAGATCCAGTCTAGATCTGGTTTAAACTTGGTTTAGACTTGCTATttacaataaacaataaactggactggactcataacactgatgcgctctacaggaagggtcagagcagactctacctgctgagaaggctgaggtcttttggagtgcaggggacactcctgaagaccttctatgactctgtggtggcatcagccatcttctatgcagcagtatgttggagcagcagcttgtctacagctgagaggaagaggatagacaagctcatcaggaaagccagctctgtcctaggatgtcctctcgactcagtgcaggtggtgggagacagaaggactctgaccaaaataacatcactgatggacaaggtctcccatcccatgcatgaaactgttgctgagctggagagctccttcagtgacagactgctgcatcctaaatgcacaaaggagcgttaccgcagatccttcctcccagcagctgtaagactttataaccatcactgctcccaacaaaaaccacaatagcctacacaatgtaggataatatataatatactgtaaatagtccggcctgttaaggttcaacacacaggcacatcatgtacattgtatatagtgttattattagtagtattaaggttaatcttgtttgttgattttatttatttatatatatatatatatatatatatatatatatatatatatatatatatatatatatatatatattctcttttcttaatagtgtaaattattatattcttatttatatttataataactgcggctgctgttacacccaaatttcccctctgtgggacaataaaggctgtttcttcttctttatttatCTAGAGCTCAATGAATACTTCCATGTTTTATGGGAAGCACGTATGTGCGCAGCTTCACATCAGACCCCCCCCCAGATGACAGTGATGATAGTTGTCTCTGTGACAGTGCAGGCAGCGATGAGGAATATTTACCCAAGCCAGGTTATGATGAGAGCAGCAGTGAGAGTGACATGAGcagcagtgaagaagaaaatgttCCTAAGCCAGGTGAACCAGGATTAGCACCAGCACCAGACAAATGTTGATAAATTTTGATGTTGGCTGGTAGATTTTTGattgaaaatgctgaatttcgtttcatacattttcacatttctaaTTTTGATCCCTGCAGATGGTGATGGGAGCAGCAGTGAGGAGGAGGTTGTCACCACCAGTGGCCAAGCAGCAAGACAGAAGCAAAAGAgaccaaacaaagaaaaagtggcGTGGAAGACTGTGAAACAGACTCAGAGCTCTGCAAAAAATGTGCCCATGTGGCAAGGTGCTCTCCCAGACAATGTCTCAAGACTGCCTATTGAatatttcagacagttttttgaTACTGAACTCTTAACTCTAATTGTGAATCAGATTAATCTGTACAGCACACAAGAAAATCCAAATCATGCCTTGAAATTAGACCAGAAGGAATTGGAGCAGTTTATTGGAACTGTTTTATACATGAGTGTTATCCGCTTGCCTTGCTCTAGAATCTACTGGTCTAATGCATGTCGTGTCGACCAGGTGGCCGATATGATGCCCCGTGACAGGTGGGAAGAAATTAAGCATTGCATTCATTTCAGTGACAACACGGCACCCAACAACAGTGACAGGCTGTTCAAAATTAGGCCATTAATTGATTCCCTGCTCCCCAAATTCCAAGCTCTGCCTCAAGAACAGATGATGTCAATTGACGAACAAATGGTGCCATTCAAAGGCAGATCTGTTCTAAAACAGTACATCCTGAAAAAGCCGTACAAATGGGGCTacaaaatctttgttttgtgtgacaCAAAAGGCCTGGTACACTCATTTGATGTTTATGCAGGGAAATCTAATCCTCCACCGGGTTCACAAGACGTTGGGGCAAGCAGGAATGTTGTGCTAAAACTTGCACAAGTTATTGAAGGCTCTGTCAACCACCTGCTGTACTTTGATAACTGGTTTTTCTCGCTCGATTTGTTTGTAGCTCTTGCAAAGAGAGGGATACCAGCCCTCGGCACTGTTTGGCAAAATCGCCTGCGAGACTGCAGTTTCAGCAAAGATGAAACACtcaaaaagaagggaaaagggACATTTGAGGagccagtggcggtttctgatatgggcgacatgggcagccgcccagggcggcatttcatctagggcggcatgaccgcccccctccccccaacgcattgcgatcgccgcagcaacgcctaccgcactgctccacttgtgggataatgggcgccctctgcttgctgtgtattgcatgtagctttctgccatggtcagacaggttgtaacagaagaaaaagggcaggcgggggattctctctctgtctcgctgtcactgcttcactcgatcgtcacacacacagcgctgccccgcccccttctcctctcagcctggggtgcgagtcgagtgaagcagtgatggcgtgagagtgagactgtcagccgggttcattcattcatgcctgtacagtttgggcctggttacagccaacagtaaccgctgaattataaataaaggcgacttttgctggcagtctctcgccaaacctttcatcctcacggacactgccatatcaagattaacgcgaagtgtatgtcctaatattgaaaagttttgcgagatctcgcaaaagtaactcaggatctcgcaaaacttttgcgagatatgcaaaactgactttttttttttttttcctcccatgttccacagaatgaatctgtgcgtctaataaaattagatgcacacaactgatagaacacaaagccaatttcatttataatactgtaaatatggtcattaaatcacagtatttgtgtgaacccgaatcctgataaaaaaaataacacaaatacgaatctagacagtttggacaaatgttggtggatggcgcagtgttgccagattgggcagcttgtgaa includes:
- the LOC115790838 gene encoding piggyBac transposable element-derived protein 3-like — protein: MGSTYVRSFTSDPPPDDSDDSCLCDSAGSDEEYLPKPGYDESSSESDMSSSEEENVPKPDGDGSSSEEEVVTTSGQAARQKQKRPNKEKVAWKTVKQTQSSAKNVPMWQGALPDNVSRLPIEYFRQFFDTELLTLIVNQINLYSTQENPNHALKLDQKELEQFIGTVLYMSVIRLPCSRIYWSNACRVDQVADMMPRDRWEEIKHCIHFSDNTAPNNSDRLFKIRPLIDSLLPKFQALPQEQMMSIDEQMVPFKGRSVLKQYILKKPYKWGYKIFVLCDTKGLVHSFDVYAGKSNPPPGSQDVGASRNVVLKLAQVIEGSVNHLLYFDNWFFSLDLFVALAKRGIPALGTVWQNRLRDCSFSKDETLKKKGKGTFEEPVAVSDMGDMGSRPGRHFI